Below is a window of Nocardia asteroides DNA.
GCGCGGTGTGGGTGAGTACCACGAGGTGGGCCTCGCTCTCGTCGAGCAGCTGCCGGACCCGGGCGATGCCGACACCGTGACCCGCGAAGACGGCGGCGACCTGCGACAGCGCCCCGGCATGATCGGTGACCCGCAGGTTCAGGTAGTAGCGGGTAGGGGTGTCGCCGATCGGCGCGACGGGCAGCTCGGCGTAATAGGAGGCGCGCGGGGCGCGACCGCCGTGGACGCGGTTGCGCGCGGCGGTGATCAGGTCGCCGAGCAGGGCCGACGCGGTGGCGGTCGGCACCCCGCTGCCGTAGAACATCAGCCTGCCCGCGCCGGCCGCGTCGATGGCCACCGCGCTGGACGGCGCCTCGACCTGGGCGAGCGGGTCGGTCGCGGGCAGCAGCGCGGGATGGACCCGGACCGAGATCTGTTCCTTGCCACCGTCTTCGGGCCCGTCGCCCACCCGGGCGCACACGGTCAGCGTGCGCAGGCGCAGGCCGAGGGCAGCGGCGGCGGCGAGATCGGCCGCGGCGGCGGGACCGGACTCCTCGAAGTGGACGTCGCCGACCTCCACCCGGGTGTGGAACGCCAGGGTCGCCAGGATCGCCGCCTGCGCGGCCGCCTGCCCGCTGTGCTCGGGCGGGAAGACACCGAGCACCTGCTGGACCCGGTCCCCGGACAGCGACTGGGTCAGCGGCCGCACCACCGGAACCCCGCCCGCCACCGCCGCTTCGAAACACAGGTCCGCGCCGTACTGTTCGGCGGCCGCGGCCAGCCGGGGGCCGTGCTCGGCGATCAGCGCGGCGTTCGCCGAGATCACCGACCGGCCCGCGCGCAGCGCGTCGAGGACCGCCGTCACCGCGTCGGCCCGCTCGGTCGCGTCGACCACCAGCTCGCCCCGCTCGTCGAGGGTCAGCTCCGCGCCGGCGCGTTCCCGCAAGTCGCCGCGCGTGTCGCGCAGGATGCGCCCGACCTCCGTCGCGAGGGCTCCGGTGCCGAGGACGGCGACCCCGAAGCGGGGTCGCGGGGAACGAACGAGCTGACCGGTCATGGGAATTCGCCTCTCCGCCGAGCACTGCCGAGCCGGGGACGACCGAACCGATGCCACCCCCGTCCAGCCAGTATCGCGGCCGAATCGGCTCGGCGGCAGCCGTTTTCACCACCAAACAGGACAGCCGTGCCAGAAATCCCGGGATACTCGGAGGGGTCACCCCGCGGAGCACCGTGGGGCGAGCAGGGGAGAGGACGAGGAATGGCCCTGGTTGTGCAGAAATTCGGCGGATCGTCGGTGGCGAGCGCGGAGCGGATCCGGCGGGTCGCCGAGCGGATCGTGGAGACCAAGAAGCAGGGTCACGACGTGGTGGTGGTCTGCTCGGCCATGGGCGACACCACCGACGAGCTGCTCGACCTGGCGGGCCAGGTGGCGCCCGCGCCGCCGCCGCGGGAGATGGACATGCTGCTCACCTCGGGTGAACGTATCTCGAATGCCCTGGTGGCCATGGCGATCCACGCGCTCGGCGCGGAGGCGCGCTCGTTCACCGGCTCACAGGCCGGGGTGATCACCACCGGCGCGCACGGCAACGCCAAGATCATCCAGGTCGACCCGGACCGGGTGCGCCGGGCTCTCGACGACGGGGAAGTGGTGCTGGTGGCGGGCTTTCAGGGTGTCAGCCAGGACAGCCAGGACGTCACCACCCTGGGGCGCGGTGGCTCCGACACCACCGCGGTCGCCCTGGCGGCGGCGTTGCAGGCCGATGTCTGTGAGATCTACACCGATGTCGACGGCGTGTTCACCGCCGACCCGCGGATCGTGCCGGACGCGCAGAAACTCGACCAGATCTCCTACGAAGAGATGCTGGAGATGGCGGCCTGCGGCTCGAAGGTACTGATGCTGCGCTGTGTCGAATACGCGCGCCGCTACCACGTTCCGGTTCATGTGCGCTCGTCCTACACCGACGCGATCGGCACCACCGTCTTCGGATCGATGGCCGACATCCCCGCCGACCAGGCGGTGCTGACCGGCGTCGCGCACGACCGCGGCGAGGCCAAGGTGACCGTGGTCGGACTGCCCGACGAACCGGGCTACGCCGCCAAGGTGTTCCGGACCGTCGCCGACGCCGAGGTCGGCATCGACATGGTCGTGCAGAACACCGGCACCGGCCGCACCGACATCACCTTCACCCTGCCCTCGGCCGACGGCGCCAGGGCGGTGGCGCTGCTGCGCGCGCGGCGCGCCGAGATCGGTTTCACCGACGTCCGCTACGACGACCGGGTGGGCAAGGTCTCGCTGATCGGCGCCGGGATGAAGAATCATCCCGGCGTCACCGCGACCTTCTGTGAGGCGCTGGCCGAGGCCGGGATCAACCTGGATCTCATCGCCACCTCGCAGATCCGGATCTCGGTGCTGGTCCGCGACACCGACCTGGACGCGGCGGTGCGCGTGCTGCACCGGGCCTTCGACCTCGGCGGCAGCGAGGTCGCCGTGGTGCACGGCGGCACCGGGCGGTGAGGCGGTGTTGACGGTGAACTGAACCGGGAGTAATTTACCGATCAGTCAATTCCGTCGCCGAGCCGGGGAGCCGCTGTGAGCACACGATCGACCTCCTACACCCGCGCCGGACTCACGTTCGACGTGGTGGACTCGGGCCCGGTCGACGGCCCGGTCGTCGTTGCGCTGCACGGCTTCCCGCAGACCGCGAGCTCGCTGCGCGACGTCACCGAGCTGCTCAACGCCCGCGGATACCGCACGCTGGCGCCCAACCAGCGCGGCTACTCGCCGGGCGCCCGGCCGCGCGGTCGCCTCGCCTACCGGATTCCCGAGCTGGTCGAGGACGTGGTCGCGCTGATCCGCGAGATCGACCGGGGGCCGGTGCATCTGGTCGGGCACGACTGGGGCGCCATGGTCGCCTGGTCGCTCGCCGCGGCCCGGCCCGATCTGGTCCGCACGCTGGTGACCGTGTCGGTCCCGCATCCGGCGGCGTTCCGGGCCTCGATGGTCAGCAGTGACCAGCTCGCCCGCTCGTACTACATGGGGCTGTTCCAGCTCCCGGTGCTGCCCGAGCGGCTGCTGTCGGCCCGGCCGCAGCTGTTCGACCGGGTGCTGGCCGGCACCGGGATGTCGGCCGAGGCGATCGGCCGGGTGCGCCGGGAGATCGTTGACACCGGGGCGCTGCCCGGTGCCCTGAACTGGTACCGGGCCATTCCGCTGCTCGGGCAGCGCGTCATCTCGGCGCCGGTGCGGGTGCCGGTGACCCATGTCTGGAGCACCGGTGACTCGGCGCTGAATCGCCGTGGCGCCGAGCTGACCGGGAAGTACGTCACCGGCGACTACCGGCTGGTGGTGCTGGAAGGCGCCTCGCACTGGGTGCCCGAGGAGCGCCCGCACGAGCTCGCCGACATCGTCGCCGACCGGATCGAGTCCGTGCGGGTCTGACCCGGCTCAGCCGATCGGGAAGGCCAGCGGCCGCAGGGCTTCGGCGGTGGCCGGGATCAGCGGGGCCCGTCGCATCGCCGTCCGCGCGGTCAGCTGCTCGGTGATCCGCGCCCGCACGCCCGCCCACTCGTCGTGCAGGATCGAGTAGAAGGCGGTGTCCGGACCGCGCCGTCGAGCCCGCGCGAATGTGCCCGGCGCACACCGTCGCTCACCGCGCCGAGGCGTTCGATCGCGGCCCGGGACCGCAGGTTGCGGGCATCGGCGCGCAGCGTCACCCGGCGGACACCCCAGCTGTCGAAGGCGTGGGTGAGCATCAGCAGCTTGGATTCGAGATTGACCACCCCGCCCCGGACCGCGGGCGTGAGCCAGGTGTTGCCGATCTCGACGGCGTCGGGAATGGCCCGGTCGGGCGCGACGGTGGCGGGTTCGGCCGACAACGGCCAGGTCAGTGGCCCCTGCCAGTAGTCGAGCCGGGTGAATCTGGTGGCGCCGACCACGCATTCGTCGTCCACCAGGACGATCGCGAAGGCCAACGCCGTCCCCGCCAGCTGCGCGGCCTCGGCCTGGAAGACGTAGGTGCGCGCCTCCTGCTCACCGTGCGGGACGATGGTGAACCCGGCCGTGCCGTCCAGGGCCGCGGCGGCCGCGACCAGACCGGGAACGTGATGGGGTGCAAGGGGTTCCAGCCGTGCGATGCGGCCGTCGAGGATAACGGGTGCGGGCATGGTGACCGGCGTCCTTCGTCTGTTGAGGGTCGCCGAAAGCACGAGGCGTGGATCTCACGCGGCACGTGATGACGGCGAAGCGACACGAACGATCCAGCAGCATCGAAAAAAACTAGATGGACGATAGCCGAACGTGACGCGTTCACCCGCTCGAACAGACGAGATGTCGTGCCCGGAAATTTCGTCTCGTCGCCGAGCCGGACGAACCGCCCTAGCGCTTGTCGGCGATGGCCGCCACGATGAGTTCCTCCCACACCGACAACTCACGGTCGGGCGCGTCGACGAGGGAGAGGCCGTCCGTCGCGTCCTGGTGCCAGCGCGCGGCCGCGGCCACGCCGGGTTCGCGTAGTCGCAGGTCGCCGAAGAGCGCGGCGATCTCGGCGTCGGTGCGCCAGCGGCCGCGACCGAAGGTGGACTGCAGCATGGCCTCGGCCTGACGGGTCTCGGCGTTGTCGCCGGAGCGGAAGTGCGAGATGAACACGCTGCTGCCGACCGGGATCTGCCCGGTCCAGTATTCGACGACCGCGCGTGGGTCCTCGTCGTCGTTGAGGTGGTGCAGGATCGCGCTGAAGATCAGTCCCACCGGCTGGTCGAAGTCGATGAGCCGGTTGACCTCGGCGTCGTCGCGGATGCCGGCGAAATCGCGCACGTCGGCCTGCACGACGGTGGTGTTGTCGTCGGTCGCCAGCAGCGCGCGGCCGTGGGCCAGCACGATGGGGTCGTTGTCGAGATAGACCACGCGGGCGCCCGGATGCACCCGCTGGGCCACCTGATGCACATTGTCGGCGGTGGGCAGGCCGCTGCCGAAGTCCACGAACTGGGTCACGCCCGCCTCGGCCATCTCGCGCACGGCGCGGGTCAGGGCCTGGCGGTTGCTGGTGGCGATCGCCACCGAGCCGGGGAGGTTGACCTTGAAATGGTCGCCCACCGCGCGGTCTACCTCGTAGTTGTCCTTGCCGCCGAGGAGATAGTCGTAGACCCTGGCGATGCTCGGACTGGACTGGTCGATCACATTCGCGTTGTCGCTCATCGTCGACCCCTCACGCAGTGCCGGTGTGTACCGTCGCCCATCGTAGGAGAACCGGGGCGGGTCGGCACGATTTCGCGGCCGGATCGTCGCCAAAGCTGTTCCGGGCGTGTCGGTTCCGGTGCCGGGCTGATCCGGACCGGCGCCCTGGGTCCCGACTCGGTCGCGGTCGGGTCGCGCGGCCGTTATCGGTCGTTTTCGCACGTCAGAGCCGTAACGGTTCGATAAATCACAGTGATGTCGGGACGTTGAGCAAACGTCCAGTTGTTCGTGGATATCGCCAGTTCCACGGGGTGTTTGCCGGGAATGTAACGTACGTTATCGAATCGTGTCGAATACACGTTCGATGTGACGCAGATCACATCATCTGTCTTTCGTCGACCGGAGCTGGCACGCTCGTAATTGCTGAACGTTAACCGTTTGTGATCAACGACCAGGTCGACGCCGATCAGGGGTCACGAACGCGCCGTCCGCCCGCTCCGGCGGGGCGGACCTCGGAGGATCCGGTATGGATCACCTACCGGCCGTGTCGGGGCGGCCGTCCGGAAGGGGTCTGGAAGAAATGAGCAGCATCTACTTCGAACCCAACAGCAATCTGTCAGTTACCGATCGTGACCGTCGGGTCACGGCCGCGTCGGCCGACTCCTGGAACGCGCCGCTGGCGATGCCCGGGTTGATCCTCGGGCTGATCCTGCTCGGGCTGGGCCTGGCCGGGCTGCTGCGGGTGGGGGAATGGGTGGGTGATTACGGGGCCGAACTGGTCGGCCTCGCCTACCTCCTCTACCTGGGCGCCGCGGGATGGCTGGCGCTGTGGGGCGCGGCCACCGTCCGTTCCCTGCATCGGCGGTAATTCGCCATAGCTCGGCCGCCGTGCGGAATTCGCACGGCGGTTTTCGGGCTTCCGGATACTTCGCGCACTCCATTACAGTGCAGGAATCGACCGACTCCTGCTGGCGGAGGTGTGGATATGCCCGATTCACCCGCGCGGATCCCGAACACGGTCCAGGACGACACCGGCAAAGTAGTGGTTTCCCCGGTGACCGAACCGCCCGGCACGGCCGATACGCCCGAGCGGGCCGCCATGCGGGCCACGATCAAGAAATTCGTGCTGACCGTCGTGATCATCGCGGCGCTCGGCGGCGCGCTGTTCGGCTACGACACCGGCGTCATCTCCGGGGTGCTGGTCTATCTCACGCCGGATTTCGCGCTGACCCAGGCGCAGGTCGGCATCGTCACCAGTTCGCTGCTGATCGGCGCGGCCATCGGGTCGATCACCGGCGGCTGGATGGCCGACCGATGGGGCCGGCGAGTGACATTGCTGCTGGCAGGCGGGCTGTTCTTCGTCGGCGCGCTGGCGCAGGCGCTGGCACCGGACGCGACGGTCATGGTCGTCACCCGGCTCGTCCTCGGTGTCGCGGTCGGCACCGCCTCGCTGGTGGTGCCGATGTATGTCTCCGAGATCGCCCCGCCCACCTATCGCGGCAGGCTCGTCTCGATGAACAGCCTGATGATCGCCAGCGGTCAGCTGCTCGCCTATATCGTCAACGCGCTGCTGGCGCCGACCGGAAATTGGCGGTTGATGCTGGCGATGGCCGCGATTCCCGCCGCGGCGCTGGTGCTCGGCATGTATTTCATGCCGGATTCACCACGGTGGTACCTGAAAAAGGGGCGCGAGGACGAGGCCAGGAAAGTGCTGCAGCGGTCGTATTTTCCGGAGAATGTCGAACCGACGATCCGGGATATCGAGCGCACCGAGGCGGCCGATGTCGCCGTCAAGGACAGCCTGCGCGACCAATTGCGTAAACCGAAAGTGCGCGCGCTGTTCGTCACCGGGGTGGGGCTGGCGCTCATTCAGCAATTCGTCGGTGTCAACACCGTCATCTATTACGCGCCGTCCACGCTCGCCCAGGCGGGCATGGGGGACAACGCGGCGATCACCTCGTCGATCGGCATCGGGATCGGCGCGGTGATCGGTGTCGTGATCGGCATGAGCCTGATCGACCGGATCGGCAGGCGGCCGCTGATGTTCATCGGCCTGTCGGTCATGGTGGTCGCGCTCACCGGCATGGCGGTGGTCGAGCGGATGCCGCAGAACACCGCCACCGGCTCTGTCCTGCTGGCGCTGATGATCGTCTACATCTCGTCGTTCCAGGTGGGCGTCGGCGTGCCGACCTGGCTGTTGCTGTCGGAGATCTTCCCCGCCCCGATCCGCGCGACGGCGATGAGCATCACGACATTCCTGATCTGGGCGGGCAATTTCGTGGTGTCGCTGGTCTTCCCGCCCTTGGGCGAGCTGTGGGGCGCGTCCACCATGTTCGCCGTCTTCGCGGTGATCTCGGCGCTCTCGCTGGTGTTCTGCTACCGGCGGGTGCCCGAGACGAAGGGGGTGTCGCTGGATCAGATCACCGCTGTCGCGGAGAGCTGATCCAGCGCGCCCGGTCAGGCCTGCGGCGGGTCGACGAAGATGTCGTACTCGAGGTCGCCCGAGCCGCCGTAACCGGACAGGTCGGTGACGCCCTCGGTCGCCAGCACGTCGACGTCGAGGAAGCTGTTGCCGGTGGTCGTGCGGGCGTCGCGGCGCAGGATGGCCACGGCCGCGTCGGCCACGATCTCGGGCGTGCGGGCCTTGGCGATGGCGTCGTCGCCGCCGAGCAGGTTCTGCACCGCGGCGGTCGCGATCAGGGTCTCGGGCCACAGGCAGTTCGCGGCGACACCGTGCTCGGCGTACTCGGCCGCCCAGCCCAGCGTGAGCAGCGACATCCCGTACTTGGCCACCATGTAGGCGGGGTGCTCGCCGAGCCAGCGCGGGGCGAGGTTGACCGGCGGCGACAGGCTCAGGATGTGCGCGTTCTCGCTGCGGCGCAGGTGCGGCAGGGCGGCGCGGGTGAGCAGGTAGGTGCCGCGGATCTGGATCTGCTGCATCAGGTCGAAGCGCTTGATCGGCAGTTCCTCGGTGGGGGCCAGCGCGATCGCCGAGGCGTTGTTCACGCAGTAGTCGATGCCGCCGAACCGTTCCACCGCGCGGTTCACCGCGTTCTCGACCGAGGCCTCGTCACGCACGTCGCCCACCACGGCCAGCGCCTTGCCGCCCGCGGCCTCGATCTCGGCGGCGGCGGTGTGGATGGTGCCGGGCAGTCGCGGATCGGGCACGTCGGTCTTGGCGAGCAGCACGACATTGGCGCCCTGGCGCGCGGCGGCGACCGCGATCGCCAGGCCGATGCCGCGGCTGCCACCGGACATGATCATCGTGCGCCCGGCCAGTTCGTGGGTACCGGTCATGGGTGAGCTCCTTGTGGTCGGGGACGCCGGCGAGGCGATGGTTGCCCGGAACGTTACATATCCAAAACGGTCGTGGCAATAGTGAAATATGTAGACTCGATCCGTGCGACCCCCCATGACCGGCCCCGATACCGACGTGCGCCCGGTGTCGGCCCGTTCGGCGCTGGTCCGCATCCTCATCGCCGCCGACTCGCCGACGATGACCGCGCGCGAGATCTGTGCCGCGACCACCACCGTCGGCTACCCGGAATCGACCGTCCGGGTCGCGGTCTCCCGCATGGTCGCCGCCGGTGATCTGGTCCGCGAGAACCGCGCGTACACCCTCACCCCGTCGCTGCGCGCCCGCCGCACCGAACTGACCGCGCCGCGGACCTGTGCGTGGACCGGTGACTGGGAGCAGGTCGTCGTCACCGCGGTCGGCCGCCCCGCCGCCGAGCGGGCGACCCTGCGCGCGCGCCTGCTGTCGCTGCGCCTGGCCGAACTGCGTGAGGGCGTGTGGATGCGCCCGGCCAACCTGGAACGGCCCTGGCCCGCCGATCTCGACGACGCCGTCATCCGGCTGCGC
It encodes the following:
- a CDS encoding GNAT family N-acetyltransferase is translated as MPAPVILDGRIARLEPLAPHHVPGLVAAAAALDGTAGFTIVPHGEQEARTYVFQAEAAQLAGTALAFAIVLVDDECVVGATRFTRLDYWQGPLTWPLSAEPATVAPDRAIPDAVEIGNTWLTPAVRGGVVNLESKLLMLTHAFDSWGVRRVTLRADARNLRSRAAIERLGAVSDGVRRAHSRGLDGAVRTPPSTRSCTTSGRACGRGSPSS
- a CDS encoding aspartate kinase codes for the protein MALVVQKFGGSSVASAERIRRVAERIVETKKQGHDVVVVCSAMGDTTDELLDLAGQVAPAPPPREMDMLLTSGERISNALVAMAIHALGAEARSFTGSQAGVITTGAHGNAKIIQVDPDRVRRALDDGEVVLVAGFQGVSQDSQDVTTLGRGGSDTTAVALAAALQADVCEIYTDVDGVFTADPRIVPDAQKLDQISYEEMLEMAACGSKVLMLRCVEYARRYHVPVHVRSSYTDAIGTTVFGSMADIPADQAVLTGVAHDRGEAKVTVVGLPDEPGYAAKVFRTVADAEVGIDMVVQNTGTGRTDITFTLPSADGARAVALLRARRAEIGFTDVRYDDRVGKVSLIGAGMKNHPGVTATFCEALAEAGINLDLIATSQIRISVLVRDTDLDAAVRVLHRAFDLGGSEVAVVHGGTGR
- a CDS encoding alpha/beta fold hydrolase — encoded protein: MSTRSTSYTRAGLTFDVVDSGPVDGPVVVALHGFPQTASSLRDVTELLNARGYRTLAPNQRGYSPGARPRGRLAYRIPELVEDVVALIREIDRGPVHLVGHDWGAMVAWSLAAARPDLVRTLVTVSVPHPAAFRASMVSSDQLARSYYMGLFQLPVLPERLLSARPQLFDRVLAGTGMSAEAIGRVRREIVDTGALPGALNWYRAIPLLGQRVISAPVRVPVTHVWSTGDSALNRRGAELTGKYVTGDYRLVVLEGASHWVPEERPHELADIVADRIESVRV
- a CDS encoding PaaX domain-containing protein, C- domain protein; amino-acid sequence: MRPPMTGPDTDVRPVSARSALVRILIAADSPTMTAREICAATTTVGYPESTVRVAVSRMVAAGDLVRENRAYTLTPSLRARRTELTAPRTCAWTGDWEQVVVTAVGRPAAERATLRARLLSLRLAELREGVWMRPANLERPWPADLDDAVIRLRTRPVEEPADLIARLWPLADWSARGHALLAAIETPDPTARFAAICAGLDHLTTDPVLPADLAPADWPATRLRTVTADYLAWFAAQGSTPG
- a CDS encoding SDR family oxidoreductase yields the protein MTGTHELAGRTMIMSGGSRGIGLAIAVAAARQGANVVLLAKTDVPDPRLPGTIHTAAAEIEAAGGKALAVVGDVRDEASVENAVNRAVERFGGIDYCVNNASAIALAPTEELPIKRFDLMQQIQIRGTYLLTRAALPHLRRSENAHILSLSPPVNLAPRWLGEHPAYMVAKYGMSLLTLGWAAEYAEHGVAANCLWPETLIATAAVQNLLGGDDAIAKARTPEIVADAAVAILRRDARTTTGNSFLDVDVLATEGVTDLSGYGGSGDLEYDIFVDPPQA
- a CDS encoding sugar porter family MFS transporter; protein product: MPDSPARIPNTVQDDTGKVVVSPVTEPPGTADTPERAAMRATIKKFVLTVVIIAALGGALFGYDTGVISGVLVYLTPDFALTQAQVGIVTSSLLIGAAIGSITGGWMADRWGRRVTLLLAGGLFFVGALAQALAPDATVMVVTRLVLGVAVGTASLVVPMYVSEIAPPTYRGRLVSMNSLMIASGQLLAYIVNALLAPTGNWRLMLAMAAIPAAALVLGMYFMPDSPRWYLKKGREDEARKVLQRSYFPENVEPTIRDIERTEAADVAVKDSLRDQLRKPKVRALFVTGVGLALIQQFVGVNTVIYYAPSTLAQAGMGDNAAITSSIGIGIGAVIGVVIGMSLIDRIGRRPLMFIGLSVMVVALTGMAVVERMPQNTATGSVLLALMIVYISSFQVGVGVPTWLLLSEIFPAPIRATAMSITTFLIWAGNFVVSLVFPPLGELWGASTMFAVFAVISALSLVFCYRRVPETKGVSLDQITAVAES
- a CDS encoding SAM-dependent methyltransferase — encoded protein: MSDNANVIDQSSPSIARVYDYLLGGKDNYEVDRAVGDHFKVNLPGSVAIATSNRQALTRAVREMAEAGVTQFVDFGSGLPTADNVHQVAQRVHPGARVVYLDNDPIVLAHGRALLATDDNTTVVQADVRDFAGIRDDAEVNRLIDFDQPVGLIFSAILHHLNDDEDPRAVVEYWTGQIPVGSSVFISHFRSGDNAETRQAEAMLQSTFGRGRWRTDAEIAALFGDLRLREPGVAAAARWHQDATDGLSLVDAPDRELSVWEELIVAAIADKR
- a CDS encoding ACT domain-containing protein encodes the protein MTGQLVRSPRPRFGVAVLGTGALATEVGRILRDTRGDLRERAGAELTLDERGELVVDATERADAVTAVLDALRAGRSVISANAALIAEHGPRLAAAAEQYGADLCFEAAVAGGVPVVRPLTQSLSGDRVQQVLGVFPPEHSGQAAAQAAILATLAFHTRVEVGDVHFEESGPAAAADLAAAAALGLRLRTLTVCARVGDGPEDGGKEQISVRVHPALLPATDPLAQVEAPSSAVAIDAAGAGRLMFYGSGVPTATASALLGDLITAARNRVHGGRAPRASYYAELPVAPIGDTPTRYYLNLRVTDHAGALSQVAAVFAGHGVGIARVRQLLDESEAHLVVLTHTAPESALTDTVDTLSETPCVRAVSTRWRIEGTPVPTA